In Rhodococcus pseudokoreensis, the DNA window GCCGTCGCGGCCGGGGCCGAGCATCTCCGGACGGGGCTCGCGGCGATCCCCGGCGTCACCGTGCGCGACCTCGGCGCCCGCCGCTGCGGAATCGTCTCGTTCACCGTCGACGGGTTCGATCCCGGCGACGTCCGGAAACTGCTGGCCGCCCGCGACGTCACCGTCACGGCCAGCCTCCGCGGTTCGACGCTGCTGGACATGAGCGCCCGCGGACTGGACGCCGTGGTGCGCGCGTCGCCCCACTATTTCTGCTCCCCCGACGATCTCGACCGGTTCCTCGCCGAGGTCCGGACACTCGCGAAGTAGCGCAGTACGCTGGAATGCACCCGAGATTCAGGACTTCGTGATGACTGACCAGGGATCACCGGCGCTGCACCGCTTCGCCGCGGAGAAGGTCGTGCAATTACAGACGCGCAAACGCGACGGGTCGTGGGTGGACACCCCGGTCAATATCGCCGTGAAGGGCGATCGGGCGTACTTCCGCACCCCGGGCCGGGCGTCGAAGAACAAGCGGCTGCGCAATTTCCCGGACGTCCAGATCCGCCCGTGCACGTGGTCCGGGAAGCCGACGGGCCCGCCGGCGCAGGCGACGGCGCGACTGCTGTCCGGTGAGGAGGCGCGGGCCGCGGCTGCGCTGATCGACAAGAAGTATCCCGTGGTGCAGCGGATCGGGGTTCATCTCGCGCACCGTCTCGCGCGGACGCCGACCCTGCACTACGAGCTGTCCGGCGTCACGGACCTGCCCGAATAGCCGGGCAACAGCCTCCCGGCACCGCGTCCCACTCACCGGGAGATCCACCGAATCGGGTTTTGTAACAGGTTACAGTTTGGGGGTAACCCACGTCACATTCTCCCGTGACCGCCCGAGAGGACTTCCACCCATGGTCGACGCCACACCGATCCGCCCCCGGTCCGCAGCAACGGTCACCGAGTGGGACTACGAGGCCGACGTCGTGGTCGCGGGTTACGGCATCGCCGGGGTGTCCGCCGCCATCGAGGCGGCACGGGCCGGCGCCGACGTCCTGGTCCTCGAGCGCACCAGCGGATGGGGCGGTGCCGCCGCACTCGCCGGCGGCTTCATCTACCTCGGCGGCGGGACGCCGCTGCAGAAGGCGTGCGGGTTCGACGACTCCCCCGAGAACATGAAGACGTTCATGATGGCGGCGCTCGGACCGGGCGCCGACGAGGAGAAGATCACCGACTACTGCGAGGGCAGCGTCGCGCATTACAACTGGCTCGTCGACTGCGGGGTCCCGTTCAAGGAGAGCTTCTGGGGCGAACCCGGCTGGGAGCCGCCGTTCGACGACGGGCTCATGTACTCCGGCGGCGAGAACGCGGCACCGTTCAACGAGATCGCCACCCCCGCACCACGCGGGCACGTTCCGCAGATGGACGGCAAGCGGACCGGCGAGAAGGGCGGCGGCTACATGCTGATGAAGCCGCTCGTCGAGACCGCCGAAAAGCTCGGGGTCCGAGCCGAATACGACATGCGCGTCCAGACGCTCGTCACCGACGACACCGGACGCGTCGTCGGGATCGTCGCCAAACAGTACGGCAAGGAGGTGGCCGTGCGGGCGCGTCGCGGCGTCGTCCTCGCGACCGGCAGCTTCGCGTACAACGACAAGATGATCGAGGCCCACGCGCCGCGGCTCATCGGCCGCCCCGGCGCCGCCATCGAGGAGCACGACGGGCGCTCGATCCTCATGGCGCAGGCCCTCGGCGCCGATCTCGCCCACATGGACGCCACCGAGGTCGCGTTCCTCTGCGACCCCCAGTTGGTCGTCCGCGGCATCCTCGTCAACGGCCGGGGGCAGCGCTACGTCCCGGAGGACACCTACTCCGGTCGGATCGGCCAGATGACCCTGTTCCACCAGGACAACCAGGCGTTCCTCGTCATCGACGAGGCGTCGTACGAGGAGGGCGCGGCCGCGACCACGGCAACGCCATTCCTGCGCGCCCAGCCGAAGTGGGCTGCGGAGACCGTCGAGGAACTCGAATCCGACATGGGCCTGCCCGCCGGCGCACTCCAGTCGACCGTCGAGGTGTACAACAAGCACGCCGTCGAAGGGTCGGACCCGTTGCTGCACAAGAAGCCCGAATGGGTGAAGCCGATCGGCTCCCCCGTCGCCGCCCTCGACCTGCGCGGGTTCACGCTCGGCTTCACCCTCGGCGGCCTGCGGACCACCGTGAACTCCGAGGTCCTGCACGTCTCCGGCGAACCCATTCCCGGCCTGTTCGCGGCGGGACGGTGCACGTCCGGGGTGTGCGCCGGCGGCTACGCCAGCGGCACCTCCCTCGGCGACGGCAGCTTCTACGGCCGCCGCGCCGGAATCAGCGCGGCGAAGCAGGCCTGACCGGAGCCACCCCCTGACCGGACCTACCCGACGCGCCGGACCGTCACACCGGCCGCGAACCGGTACGGCTGGGTGCTCAGGACCGCGCCGAGACTCTTGCGCAGACGCGAGACCTCGGCGCGGACCGCCACCACGTGGTCGCGGTCGCCGAACAGCGCTGCGCTGAGCGAGGCGGCGTCGACGCCCGCCGTTCCGGCCGCCGACAGCACCCGCAGGATCTGGGCGTGCCGCGGCGAGAGCGCCCGCGTCCAGTTGACGTCGCCCCGGACCGTCACCTGCGGCGCATCGCCGAGGTCGAGTTCCAGTTCGATGGCCGCGCCGTCGACGCGTCGGCGCACCAGCCAGCCGTCGCCGAGCGGTTCGGGCACGCACAGCCCGAGCCCCGGAACGAGCAGCGGCTTGTCGAGGCTCGGCGGCGCGACCCGCTCCGGCGCCGCGATGCCACTCGCCTCCGCGACCCACCCGTGCTTGTCGACGACCAGCGCCGGACCTCCCGCCGACGCGAGCAGCGGTGCCGCCCGGCCGCGCAGCCTGTCCAGTTGCGCCGTGTGCTCACGCCACAGTGTCGCCTCGGCCAGTCGCACGGCGGTGCGGACCAGCGCGACGGTGGTCGGGTGGACGGACATCGCCGACCCGCTGATGTCGACCACGCCGAGGATCTCGCCGGTGCGCGGGTCGTGCACCGGCGACCCGGTGCAGGACCAGCCGTGGTGCGTGGGCGCGTAATGCTCTGCCGAGAACAGTTGCACCGCAGCATCTTCGATCAGAGCTGTGCCGATCGCGTTGGTGCCGACGGCCTGTTCGGCCCAGCGCGCGCCCTCCGTGAACCCGAGCGCGTCGGCCGCCTTCCGCACCCCGCGAGAACCCTCCCGCCACAACAGGACACCGTCGGCGTCGGCGATGACGACGATGAAATTCGCGTCCTCCGCGACCTGCGTCAGCGTGCTGCGCAACTCCGGGAGCACGGTGCGCAGCGCCGTCCGGGTGCGCCGCGCCTCGATCTCGGAGAAATCGGCGGGCTCCACGTCGGCGCAGTGGTCCGGGCTCACACCGCCCGCCTGCAGACGGGACCACGACCGCGCCACCACGCCCCGCGGAAGCGCCGGCGGCTGCTGCCCGGAGAGCACGGCGTCGTGCACCTGGCTGAGCAGCCGCGCATGCCGCGGCAGATCCACACCGGTTGCCACTGCGGTCAGCCGGTCGGCGGTCGGGCGTTCAGCGCTCACACCGCCGAGGCTACCCGCAGCGTTGTGAGCCACACCACTGCCCGCCGCCGGACCGCGGTGGCCGCACCACCCGCCCGAGGACACCCGATTAGCAGGTCAGCGGCCCATCCGGTAGAGTTCCATAAGTTGTCTCGGCGAGGGTGAACCAGAAGTTCCAATTGGCTGGCTCACCGTGATCGACGCGGCTACGGCTCTGCTCGAGCGTTTCGCTCCTGGCCGTCGCGCGTTCGTCCCTCGTCGACTCGAACCGCCCGCCAGTTACCACCGTGAGTTGTAGGAGCCGTTTCACCATGTCTGACGAAAATCGCCTCGTAGCCGCCGTGCGCACCGAGTTCGGTAAGGGCGCCGCCCGCCGCGCACGCCGCGACGGCCAGGTCCCCGCAGTCCTGTACGGCCACGGTGAGGATCCCCGCCACCTGAACGTGCCCTCCCGCGACTTCGCCGCCATCCTGCGCGCGCACGGCACCAACGCCATCCTGACCCTCGACATCGAGGGCAAGGAGCAGGTCGCGCTCACCAAGTCGGTCGTGGTTCACCCGATCCGCAACTACATCGAGCACGCCGACCTCCTCGTCATCAAGAAGGGCGAGAAGGTCACCGTCGACGTCCCCGTCGTCGTCACCGGTGAGGCCGCTTCCGGCACCCTGGTCGCGCAGGACGCCGCCACCGTCTCCCTCGAAGCGGACGCGCTGCACATCCCCGAGCAGATCGAGGTTTCGGTCGAGGGCCTCGAGGTCGGCACCCAGATCCTGGCCAACCAGCTCGAGCTGCCCAAGGGTTCGACTCTGCAGGCCGACGAGGAACTGCTCATCGTGAACGTCGTCGCGGCCCCGACCGCTGCCGACCTCGAAGAGGAGACCGGCGAAGCCGCGGCCGAGACCGCCGAGGCTCCGGCCGAAGAGGGCTCCGAGAGCTGATCCTCTCGCAACCGCACTGATGTCGGCGGCGCGTCGTCCCGGATTGTCCCGGGGTGACGCGCCGCTGTCGTCTGACACGACCCCCTCACGCACGGAAGGACCCTGTCGGTGAGTGAAGACACCGCCCTGGTGGTGGGTCTGGGCAACCCCGGACCGCAGTACGAGAAGACCCGGCACAACGTCGGCTTCATGGTGGCCGGCGTGCTGTCCGCGCGCATGGGTGGCA includes these proteins:
- a CDS encoding PPOX class F420-dependent oxidoreductase; this translates as MTDQGSPALHRFAAEKVVQLQTRKRDGSWVDTPVNIAVKGDRAYFRTPGRASKNKRLRNFPDVQIRPCTWSGKPTGPPAQATARLLSGEEARAAAALIDKKYPVVQRIGVHLAHRLARTPTLHYELSGVTDLPE
- a CDS encoding FAD-dependent oxidoreductase is translated as MVDATPIRPRSAATVTEWDYEADVVVAGYGIAGVSAAIEAARAGADVLVLERTSGWGGAAALAGGFIYLGGGTPLQKACGFDDSPENMKTFMMAALGPGADEEKITDYCEGSVAHYNWLVDCGVPFKESFWGEPGWEPPFDDGLMYSGGENAAPFNEIATPAPRGHVPQMDGKRTGEKGGGYMLMKPLVETAEKLGVRAEYDMRVQTLVTDDTGRVVGIVAKQYGKEVAVRARRGVVLATGSFAYNDKMIEAHAPRLIGRPGAAIEEHDGRSILMAQALGADLAHMDATEVAFLCDPQLVVRGILVNGRGQRYVPEDTYSGRIGQMTLFHQDNQAFLVIDEASYEEGAAATTATPFLRAQPKWAAETVEELESDMGLPAGALQSTVEVYNKHAVEGSDPLLHKKPEWVKPIGSPVAALDLRGFTLGFTLGGLRTTVNSEVLHVSGEPIPGLFAAGRCTSGVCAGGYASGTSLGDGSFYGRRAGISAAKQA
- a CDS encoding GAF domain-containing protein gives rise to the protein MSAERPTADRLTAVATGVDLPRHARLLSQVHDAVLSGQQPPALPRGVVARSWSRLQAGGVSPDHCADVEPADFSEIEARRTRTALRTVLPELRSTLTQVAEDANFIVVIADADGVLLWREGSRGVRKAADALGFTEGARWAEQAVGTNAIGTALIEDAAVQLFSAEHYAPTHHGWSCTGSPVHDPRTGEILGVVDISGSAMSVHPTTVALVRTAVRLAEATLWREHTAQLDRLRGRAAPLLASAGGPALVVDKHGWVAEASGIAAPERVAPPSLDKPLLVPGLGLCVPEPLGDGWLVRRRVDGAAIELELDLGDAPQVTVRGDVNWTRALSPRHAQILRVLSAAGTAGVDAASLSAALFGDRDHVVAVRAEVSRLRKSLGAVLSTQPYRFAAGVTVRRVG
- a CDS encoding 50S ribosomal protein L25/general stress protein Ctc, translating into MSDENRLVAAVRTEFGKGAARRARRDGQVPAVLYGHGEDPRHLNVPSRDFAAILRAHGTNAILTLDIEGKEQVALTKSVVVHPIRNYIEHADLLVIKKGEKVTVDVPVVVTGEAASGTLVAQDAATVSLEADALHIPEQIEVSVEGLEVGTQILANQLELPKGSTLQADEELLIVNVVAAPTAADLEEETGEAAAETAEAPAEEGSES